The following proteins come from a genomic window of Iamia sp. SCSIO 61187:
- a CDS encoding acyl-CoA dehydrogenase family protein → MDFARTEEQDEIAGLAGTILADLVTVDRLKAVEGGDADGDATGDRFDREVWRALADAGLLGVGLPADLGGSGLGIVEQCLVLEQVGRTVAPVPVLASCVLGALPIATYGSAAQRSRWVPGAVTGETILTAALVEPANRWPEHPTTTATGSVDAGWRLTGTKTCVPAGTVADAIVVSATGEDGSAGLFLVEAGADGMAVEAQRVTNRDLEAQITLDGVAAELLTDDPGALPWLVERATVALCAQAAGVVVQALEMTAAYTKERVQFDRPIATFQAVGQRAADAYIDVEATRLVLWQAAWRLAEGLPASTEVQVAKYWAAEAAHRVGHTAVHLHGGTGVDVDHPIHRYLIAARELELTLGGATDQLLRIGAALAATRE, encoded by the coding sequence GTGGACTTCGCCCGCACCGAGGAGCAGGACGAGATCGCCGGCCTGGCCGGCACGATCCTCGCCGACCTCGTCACCGTCGACCGGCTCAAGGCCGTCGAGGGCGGCGACGCCGACGGCGACGCCACCGGCGACCGCTTCGACCGGGAGGTCTGGCGGGCCCTCGCCGATGCCGGCCTGCTCGGCGTCGGGCTCCCGGCCGACCTGGGCGGCTCGGGGCTCGGCATCGTCGAGCAGTGCCTCGTGCTGGAGCAGGTCGGCCGCACCGTGGCCCCCGTGCCGGTGCTGGCCTCGTGCGTCCTCGGCGCCCTGCCCATCGCCACCTACGGCTCCGCCGCCCAGCGGTCACGGTGGGTGCCCGGGGCGGTCACCGGCGAGACGATCCTGACCGCGGCCCTGGTCGAGCCGGCCAACCGCTGGCCCGAGCACCCCACGACGACCGCCACCGGGTCGGTCGACGCCGGCTGGCGCCTGACCGGGACCAAGACGTGCGTCCCGGCCGGGACCGTCGCCGACGCCATCGTCGTCTCCGCCACGGGCGAGGACGGGTCGGCGGGCCTGTTCCTCGTCGAGGCGGGAGCCGACGGGATGGCCGTCGAGGCCCAGCGGGTCACCAACCGCGACCTCGAGGCGCAGATCACCCTCGACGGTGTCGCCGCCGAGCTGCTCACCGACGACCCCGGCGCCCTCCCGTGGCTGGTCGAGCGGGCCACGGTCGCCCTGTGCGCCCAGGCCGCCGGCGTGGTGGTTCAGGCACTGGAGATGACCGCGGCCTACACCAAGGAGCGGGTCCAGTTCGACCGCCCCATCGCCACCTTCCAGGCCGTGGGCCAGCGCGCCGCCGACGCCTACATCGACGTCGAGGCCACGCGCCTGGTGCTGTGGCAGGCGGCGTGGCGGCTGGCCGAGGGCCTGCCGGCGTCGACCGAGGTCCAGGTGGCCAAGTACTGGGCCGCCGAAGCCGCCCACCGCGTCGGGCACACCGCCGTGCACCTCCACGGTGGCACCGGCGTCGACGTCGACCACCCGATCCACCGCTACCTCATCGCCGCCCGGGAGCTCGAGCTCACCCTCGGCGGTGCCACCGACCAGCTGCTCCGCATCGGCGCCGCGCTGGCCGCCACCCGCGAGTGA
- a CDS encoding acyl-CoA dehydrogenase family protein produces MDFDESAEEAAFRKEARGWLETYAGSDEARGVTRVPGEDEAAFVERARPWQALLAEHGWAGIAWPAAYGGRGGTAAEAAIFREEALRFGLPTGAFAVGVQMAGPTIIAHGTDEQKERYLAPLLQGDEVWCQLFSEPGAGSDLAGVSTRAVRDGDEWVVNGQKVWTSGAHYSDFGILLARTDPDAPKHKGITYFLIDMRQPGVEIRPLRQITGASHFSEVFLTDARVPHDAVLGEVHGGWGVAMTTLANERAFMGGHSSGPTLDDLLALARDCGASSDPLVRQGLAAAWSRKQIMGYIGMRVRTATSHGRPPGPEASVMKLMAAWNMKANAELALAIEGAHGMLAGPGAPEQGRWQQHFLSAPSIRIAGGSDEIQRNVMGERVLGLPPDPRVDKTVPFRDLPRG; encoded by the coding sequence ATGGACTTCGACGAGAGCGCCGAAGAGGCCGCGTTCCGCAAGGAGGCGCGCGGCTGGCTGGAGACCTACGCCGGATCGGACGAGGCGCGGGGCGTCACGCGCGTCCCGGGCGAGGACGAGGCCGCTTTCGTCGAGCGGGCCCGGCCGTGGCAGGCCCTCCTGGCCGAGCACGGCTGGGCCGGCATCGCCTGGCCGGCGGCGTACGGCGGACGGGGCGGGACGGCCGCCGAGGCCGCCATCTTCCGCGAGGAGGCTCTCCGCTTCGGGCTCCCGACCGGCGCCTTCGCCGTCGGCGTCCAGATGGCGGGTCCGACGATCATCGCCCACGGCACCGACGAGCAGAAGGAGCGGTACCTGGCCCCCCTCCTCCAGGGCGACGAGGTGTGGTGCCAGCTCTTCAGCGAGCCCGGGGCCGGGTCGGACCTGGCCGGCGTCTCGACCCGTGCCGTCCGCGACGGCGACGAGTGGGTCGTGAACGGGCAGAAGGTGTGGACCTCGGGCGCCCACTACAGCGACTTCGGCATCCTGCTGGCCCGCACCGACCCCGACGCCCCCAAGCACAAGGGGATCACCTACTTCCTGATCGACATGCGCCAGCCCGGCGTCGAGATCCGGCCGCTGCGCCAGATCACCGGGGCCTCGCACTTCAGCGAGGTCTTCCTCACCGACGCCCGGGTCCCCCACGATGCCGTGCTCGGCGAGGTCCACGGCGGGTGGGGCGTCGCCATGACGACCCTCGCCAACGAGCGGGCCTTCATGGGCGGCCACAGCAGCGGGCCCACCCTCGACGACCTGCTCGCCCTCGCCCGGGACTGCGGCGCCAGCAGCGATCCCCTCGTGCGCCAGGGGCTGGCGGCGGCGTGGTCCCGCAAGCAGATCATGGGCTACATCGGGATGCGGGTCCGCACCGCCACCAGCCACGGCCGGCCTCCCGGCCCCGAGGCCTCGGTGATGAAGCTCATGGCGGCGTGGAACATGAAGGCCAACGCCGAGCTGGCCCTGGCCATCGAGGGCGCCCACGGCATGCTCGCCGGCCCCGGCGCTCCCGAGCAGGGGCGCTGGCAGCAGCACTTCCTGAGCGCCCCGTCGATCCGCATCGCCGGCGGCAGCGACGAGATCCAGCGCAACGTCATGGGCGAGCGGGTCCTGGGGCTGCCCCCGGACCCCCGCGTCGACAAGACCGTGCCCTTCCGGGACCTCCCCCGTGGCTGA
- a CDS encoding TetR family transcriptional regulator, whose product MADRGEGALSPAELTAEQQERRRRLIDAAFELGAEGGYDAVQMRDVAATANVALATIYRNFSSKDHLLAAAMTEWTGRLRDRVAHSPPRGDTATEQMIDVLQRACGAMQRQPKLSMALVRALSSSDAGVRQGGSEVRMSIASMGEPILSHLEPEVRADILAVLGHVWYSSLVGWANGRTGFDNVTAELERACRVLITPYEA is encoded by the coding sequence GTGGCTGACCGGGGCGAGGGCGCGCTCTCGCCCGCCGAGCTCACCGCCGAGCAGCAGGAGCGGCGGCGGCGGCTGATCGACGCCGCCTTCGAGCTGGGCGCCGAGGGCGGCTACGACGCCGTGCAGATGCGCGACGTGGCCGCCACCGCCAACGTGGCCCTGGCCACCATCTACCGGAACTTCTCGTCCAAGGACCACCTGCTGGCCGCGGCCATGACCGAGTGGACGGGCCGGCTGCGGGACCGGGTCGCCCACTCCCCGCCCCGCGGCGACACCGCCACCGAGCAGATGATCGACGTCCTCCAGCGCGCCTGCGGCGCCATGCAGCGCCAGCCCAAGCTGAGCATGGCCCTGGTGCGGGCCCTGTCGTCGTCCGACGCCGGCGTCCGCCAGGGGGGCAGCGAGGTGCGGATGTCGATCGCCTCGATGGGCGAGCCGATCCTGTCCCACCTCGAGCCCGAGGTCCGGGCCGACATCCTCGCCGTGCTCGGGCACGTCTGGTACTCGAGCCTGGTGGGCTGGGCCAACGGGCGCACCGGCTTCGACAACGTCACCGCCGAGCTCGAGCGGGCCTGCCGGGTCCTGATCACTCCCTACGAGGCCTGA